The DNA window CCTGGGCCAAGCGCATCGTCACCGACGACGGCAACGAGCAGACCTTCCAGGTCAACCACCTCTCGCCGTTCCTGCTGACCAGCCTGCTGCTGGATCGGCTGGTGCAGTCGCAGGCCAGGGTGGTCAATACCGCGAGCACGACCTACCGGATGGCCAAACTGGATCTCGATACCGTCAACGCGTCGACGGGTTCGTTCAACCAGCTGGCCGTCTACGGCACCTCCAAGCTCGCGAACATCCTCTTCACCAGGGAACTGGCCCGCCGCACCGAGGGCACCGGGCTGCTCACCGTCGCATTCCATCCCGGCGTGGTCGCCACCCGCGTCTACGACAACATCCCGCTCGGCATCGGCGCGTTCATCCGCTCCCCGCTGTCGCGACCCTTCTTCATCCGCCCCGACAAGGGCGCGGATCCGTTGGTGCACTTGGCGACATCGGCGGAGGCGATCAACGGCCAGTACTACCACCGCTTCAAGGTGGAGCCGCCGCGCAACAAGCGGGCGGTGGATCCGGAACTCGCGCAACGGCTCTGGGTGCTCTCCGAACAGATCACCGGTGTGACGAGTTCGGCGACAAAACCAGATCAGACGTAGTCCGGCTCAGTGGGCGTGCGCACCGAGTGCGTGCTGCCCACCGGCCATGTCCTCGGCATCGACTCCGACGCTGAACACCTCGCCGGTCATCTTCCCCTGATCGAGTTCGACGATCGCCCGAACCACCTGCTCGGTGGGCACCAGCGCGGGAAAGCTGTTGGGCGCGATGGCATTGGCCCGCACCCCGAACTCCGCGAACTCGACTGCGAGGTGCCGGGTCAACTGGTCGAGCGCGGCCTTGGACGCGGCGTAGACCGCCTGCCCGCCGGGATACACCCGCGATCCCGCGATGCTGGAGACATTGACGATATTGCGGTTGTGCTCCCGGTTCTCGTCCGCGGTGTGCAGCCAGCCGCGCTGCGCCAGTCGCGCCGATAAGCGCAGCGGCACACCGACATTGACCGCGAAGTGCGGTTCGAACTCGTCCAGTGCCGCATCGCCGTCGACGATGCCGCGTGGCTGCCACCGGCTGTGGCCCGCATTGTTGACCAGCAGATCCACGCGGCCGAACCGGGCCAGCGCCAGCTCGACCACTCGCTCGACCGCGCCCGCTTCGGTGAGGTCGGCGCGGATCATGAAGATGCGCGAAGCATTCTCCGGCACCGGCGTTTCCGGCTCGAACGGATCGATGAACCATTCGTGCTGCGAGGGTGCGGCCGGGATGCGATTGCGGTGCACCGCGACGATGTCGTACTGCGTGTACAGGCCACGGCAGAAGGCATCGCCCAAGGTGCCGCCGGCACCGGTCAATAGGCAGACGCGGCGGTCACCACGGGACAATGCTATCTCCTCCCCAACGCTGGACCACATACTCCCTCGGCCGATGCAGCCACATGATCACGGTATTGCGCGCGGCCGCATTGTTTCCGGCGAACATATGCCACGAGCGCGGCGTGCACTCGAACAGCACCAGCGAATTGTCCAGCGGCGGAACCAGCAGGGACGCAACCGGATTCCCGGCGCCGACATGCTCGAACAATGCGGTCTCGCCGCCGTCGCCCGGCTGCCAGCCCGGATTGCCCAGATAGAACAGCACGGCCACCGCGCGCACGTTCTCCCGTGCCACCACACCGGGCTCGCGCGCGCCGGTCTTGATATCCACCGCGGGATCCGCCGTCCGGATCTCACCGGGACCGGGGACCGGCCCCGGGAACCAGGCCGGGCCGAGATCATTGTGTGGTCCACCGGGCGGACTGTTGGGCGGGTGATTGTGGATACCGCCCTCGACGTCGCCGGTCGCGCTCACCCCGGCGACCCGGGCGATCAGGTCGTGCCACTCCCGGGACAGGAACAGCGCGAGCGGCCCGTCCCGCATCCCGGACAGCGGCGCCCCGATCGCGCCGTAGTTGTCCGTGACCGGCCCGAACGACTGTTCCCGGCGCACCCGCACCAGTTCATCGGCCAACCGCCGATAGAACTCGGGCACGAACACATCCCTGGCGTATACGTGCGGAAACGGTCCGGCCCGGCGAATCCAGCGCCGATGGGCGAAAAGCTCCGCGAACCACTGGGGTAACGCGGGCGCGTTGGCACCTGCTGGCCCTGTCACATCAATCCCTCCCGAACGACCATCGCGATCCTATTGCCTGGTCCGCCCCTGGTGTGCGCTGGCCGCTCGACCGTTGCGAAGATCGCCGGGTGAGCCGCGACCTACGCATCTGTTTCCTCGGTGATTCGTTCGTCGCCGGTGTCGGCGACCCGCGCTGCCTCGGCTGGGCGCGGTGCGCGGTCCACAGCGGCAGGGCTTAGACTGTCTGGGACGTAATCGGAACGAAAGCGAAAGGTCGCATCGATGGGATCCCAAACGGTAGTCGCCGACGTTGCCGACGAACTGGCACGCCGGGTTGCCGCAGGGGAATATCAGCCGGGGGATCTAATGCCCTCGGTGCGGCAGGTGGCCGAAGAATTCGAGATGAACCGCGCGACCGCGCAGCTCACCCTCGGTCGGCTGGAGTCCTATGGATTCGTCGAAGCGCGCCGGGGCAAGGGGTTCACCATCCGCGATGTCCGTGAGGCGGGCGGCATCGACGTGTATCGGCACCTGTTCCGGTTCTCCATCCCGATGCCGGATATCGCCATCGAAATGTTCCACGATGTGGTCGAGGTCGAGCGCGGCATCGTCATGGAGGCGCTGCTCGCCTACACCAGCGGCGAACAGGACATCGACCCGGCCGTATTGAAGGCCGATATCGATGAACTGGAATCGCTTGCCCGCCTGGAAGTTCCGGACCATCGCCAGATCCTCGCCATCGAGGTCGGCTTGGTCCGCAGGCTGCTCACCTCGCTCGGGCTGAGTATGCAGCGGGCGGTTCTGAACTCGATCGGCGAGATGGTGCTCGAGGTGCCGGAGGCGATCGAGGCCTACTTCGCGGGTGCTGCCGATCTGCACGTGCTGGTCTGGCGGGCGCTGGTCGCGGTGTGGGATTCCGGTTCCGGCCCGTCCGATGCGCAATTGGCGCTGTTCGAGGACCTGTTCGGGATGTATCACGAAAAGGTGATCGCCCGGTTCGAGGAGCTGCTCGGGGTGTCCGAAGAGCACGAGCGCGACGCGCACGCGGCGACCGCCTGACCGCTCGATACGCGTGATCAGCGATCGACCACCTGTCTGAGACAATATATGGTCGGTGGCAGGCTCGCACCGACTCGCGGCGAGTATCGGACAGGTGCACCGCGCGATCTGCCGCGACGGCCGCACCGTCTGCGCGCAACTCGACGCCGAGAGACCCTTCCTCGAATTGGTCGAGCGCTGGCTGCCGGGCCGCACCGAGAACGGTGCGGCCGGGTAGCTGCGATCACTCCCTCAGCCGATGAAGGACTCGGGGCCGAGGCGGCCCCACGCAACGAAGACGGCCAGGGCGAGATAGACCAGATTCACCGCTACCGTCAGGCGTTCGCCGTGGCGGAGGTGGGTGATCATCGCGCCGATCATCAGCAAGATCCAGCAGATGGCCGTCACCGGCACCATGACCGGTGCGATGTCGGTCACGGCGGGCAGGATCAGGCCGGCCGCGGCCAGGATCTCGAGGACACCGAGGGTCTTGACGAAGCCGACGCTGGCTTCGCCGGTCCATGCCCCGCCGGGGGCCTCGGCCAATTTCCGCTTGGGCACAAACGTCTTGGTGATGCCGCCGAACAGGGCGACGGTAGCCAGCAGTCCGGCACAGATCCACAGGGCGAGGTTCATGAGTTTCTCCTTTTGAGCGGTTCGCACACAAGACACCGGTGCCGCGATCGTTGTGACAGTGCAGGCATATGGCGTGCACCACAAGCGATCTCCGCCGCGCGATTACGCTTTCGGCACACCGGCGACCAAGGTCGCGGCCGAGGGGCCACCCGCATCGGCGGTGGTATCGGTTCGAACAGCACAACGAGGAGCCGTCGATGACGTCGATTCCACTACTCCCCCGTCGTTGGACAGTCGAGAACATTCCCGATCTATCGGGTCGTACGGCCGTCGTCACCGGCGCGAACAGCGGCCTCGGTCTGCGGACCGCGCAAGCATTGGCGGGCAAAGGCGCTCGGGTGGTGCTGGCCTGCCGAAACCAGCTCAAGGCCGCCGCCGCCCTGGAGTCCGTGGCCGCAGCGGCGACCGGTCCGAAGCCGGCGCTGCTGTCCTTGGATCTGGCCGATCTGGCTTCGATCCGGCAGGCCGCCGAACAACTCGACGCGACCGTGGACCGGCTCGATCTGCTGGTGAACAACGCGGGTGTGATGGCGGTGCCGCGCTCCCGTACCGCGGACGGTTTCGACGCGCAGTTCGGCACGAATCACCTGGGCCACTTCGCTTTTACGGGTTCGGTGCTGCCCGCGCTACTGCGCGCGCCGCAGCCGAGGGTGGTGACCGTATCCTCGGTCGCCGCGTGGGGCGGCATGATCAATTGGCCCGACCCGAACTGGCGACGTTTCTACCTGCGCTGGTTCGCATACAGCCAGTCCAAACTGGCGAACCTGCTGTTCACGGCCGAGCTGGACCGACGGGCGAGGAAGGCGGGCGCCACCTTGCGCGCCCTCGCCGCGCATCCGGGGGTGTCGGCGACGCATCTCTACGACCGCAATGGTGAGAAGGGTGTGGCGGGCCTGCTGGCGGCTGTCCCGCAGGCGCTGCTCTACGCGATGGCGCAGTCGGACCAGATGGGCGCTCTGCCGCAGCTTTACGCCGCCACCATGCCGAATCTACCCGGAAACGGTTATGTCGGACCGGGATTCGAATTCGCGGGCTATCCGCGGCGCGCCCTGCGCAATCCACTCGCGCACAGCAGGCTGAACGCGCGCTGGTTGTGGCGGCTCAGTGAACGGCTCACCGACGTGCACTTCGACTGGACTGCCGTGCCGAGGGGCTAGCCGGGCAGTCCTACCTGGACAGCGACATGGGGCCCCGGGGCATTCGATGCCCCGGGGCCCCAAGTATGGATGTCGTTCCTACAGAGCGCTATTGAGCTTGTTGAGGCGATCGCATGCCTCGACGTACTCATTGATCAGCCGCGCCATCACATCGGCGGAGCGCTCCACCTTGTTCATCATGCCGACGACCTGACCGACCGGGTTGAAGTTCACATCCTTGGCGGCCTCCGGGTAACGGTGTCCGCGCTTGACGCCGTCGAGGGCCACCATCATCTGCAGCGGCATCGGCAGCGGGTCCGGATTCTCCGGCGACTCCCACGCCTCGGTCCAGTCGTTCTTCAGCATGCGGCACGGCTTACCGGTCCAGGACCGCGAGCGCACGGTGTCGTGGCTGGAGGCCTCGATGTAGGTCTGCATCTGCGCGGGCGGCACATTCGCCTCTTCGACGGTCAGCCACAGCGAGCCGGTCCACGCGCCCGCCGCGCCCATCGCCATGGCCGCGGCGACCTGACGGCCGTTGCCGATGCCACCGGCGGCGAGTGCGGGCAGATCGCCGATCGCGTCGATCACCTGCGGCCACAGCACCAGCGAGGAGATCTCACCGCAGTGACCGCCGCCCTCGGTGCCCTGCATGACCACGAAGTCCAGTCCGGCCCGCTTGTGGTTGAGCGCGTGCTTGACCGATCCGCACAGCGCGCCGATCAGGCGGCCGGAATCCTGGATCTGCTTGATCACGTCATCCGGCGGCGTGCCGAGTGCGTTGGCGACCAGCTTGGCCTTCGGGTGGCGCAGGATCACCTCGATCTGCGGTGCGACCGTGGTGGCGGTCCAGCCGAGCAGCTGATTGTGATGCTCCGCCGAGGGCAGATGCGGGACGTTGTGTTCGTTGAGGAGCTTC is part of the Nocardia sp. NBC_00565 genome and encodes:
- a CDS encoding oxidoreductase, translated to MTSIPLLPRRWTVENIPDLSGRTAVVTGANSGLGLRTAQALAGKGARVVLACRNQLKAAAALESVAAAATGPKPALLSLDLADLASIRQAAEQLDATVDRLDLLVNNAGVMAVPRSRTADGFDAQFGTNHLGHFAFTGSVLPALLRAPQPRVVTVSSVAAWGGMINWPDPNWRRFYLRWFAYSQSKLANLLFTAELDRRARKAGATLRALAAHPGVSATHLYDRNGEKGVAGLLAAVPQALLYAMAQSDQMGALPQLYAATMPNLPGNGYVGPGFEFAGYPRRALRNPLAHSRLNARWLWRLSERLTDVHFDWTAVPRG
- a CDS encoding DoxX family protein, with the protein product MNLALWICAGLLATVALFGGITKTFVPKRKLAEAPGGAWTGEASVGFVKTLGVLEILAAAGLILPAVTDIAPVMVPVTAICWILLMIGAMITHLRHGERLTVAVNLVYLALAVFVAWGRLGPESFIG
- a CDS encoding winged helix-turn-helix domain-containing protein is translated as MGSQTVVADVADELARRVAAGEYQPGDLMPSVRQVAEEFEMNRATAQLTLGRLESYGFVEARRGKGFTIRDVREAGGIDVYRHLFRFSIPMPDIAIEMFHDVVEVERGIVMEALLAYTSGEQDIDPAVLKADIDELESLARLEVPDHRQILAIEVGLVRRLLTSLGLSMQRAVLNSIGEMVLEVPEAIEAYFAGAADLHVLVWRALVAVWDSGSGPSDAQLALFEDLFGMYHEKVIARFEELLGVSEEHERDAHAATA
- a CDS encoding SDR family NAD(P)-dependent oxidoreductase; translation: MSRGDRRVCLLTGAGGTLGDAFCRGLYTQYDIVAVHRNRIPAAPSQHEWFIDPFEPETPVPENASRIFMIRADLTEAGAVERVVELALARFGRVDLLVNNAGHSRWQPRGIVDGDAALDEFEPHFAVNVGVPLRLSARLAQRGWLHTADENREHNRNIVNVSSIAGSRVYPGGQAVYAASKAALDQLTRHLAVEFAEFGVRANAIAPNSFPALVPTEQVVRAIVELDQGKMTGEVFSVGVDAEDMAGGQHALGAHAH
- a CDS encoding NAD(P)H-dependent flavin oxidoreductase; this translates as MRTEICDRLGIEFPIFAFTHCRDVAAAVSNAGGLGVLGAVGFTAEQLEVELTWLDEHVHGVYGVDLVIPSKYEGKGIDDLSPEQLEAKLAELVPQGHRDFAEKLLNEHNVPHLPSAEHHNQLLGWTATTVAPQIEVILRHPKAKLVANALGTPPDDVIKQIQDSGRLIGALCGSVKHALNHKRAGLDFVVMQGTEGGGHCGEISSLVLWPQVIDAIGDLPALAAGGIGNGRQVAAAMAMGAAGAWTGSLWLTVEEANVPPAQMQTYIEASSHDTVRSRSWTGKPCRMLKNDWTEAWESPENPDPLPMPLQMMVALDGVKRGHRYPEAAKDVNFNPVGQVVGMMNKVERSADVMARLINEYVEACDRLNKLNSAL
- a CDS encoding SDR family NAD(P)-dependent oxidoreductase produces the protein MAAQDLSGKTVVVTGASSGIGAEAAAKLVARGATVAVVGRSPERTAEVAERVGAQAFLADFARFDEVRKLADQLLDRYPRIDVLANNAGGAWAKRIVTDDGNEQTFQVNHLSPFLLTSLLLDRLVQSQARVVNTASTTYRMAKLDLDTVNASTGSFNQLAVYGTSKLANILFTRELARRTEGTGLLTVAFHPGVVATRVYDNIPLGIGAFIRSPLSRPFFIRPDKGADPLVHLATSAEAINGQYYHRFKVEPPRNKRAVDPELAQRLWVLSEQITGVTSSATKPDQT
- a CDS encoding 2OG-Fe(II) oxygenase family protein produces the protein MTGPAGANAPALPQWFAELFAHRRWIRRAGPFPHVYARDVFVPEFYRRLADELVRVRREQSFGPVTDNYGAIGAPLSGMRDGPLALFLSREWHDLIARVAGVSATGDVEGGIHNHPPNSPPGGPHNDLGPAWFPGPVPGPGEIRTADPAVDIKTGAREPGVVARENVRAVAVLFYLGNPGWQPGDGGETALFEHVGAGNPVASLLVPPLDNSLVLFECTPRSWHMFAGNNAAARNTVIMWLHRPREYVVQRWGGDSIVPW